Proteins co-encoded in one Cyprinus carpio isolate SPL01 chromosome B5, ASM1834038v1, whole genome shotgun sequence genomic window:
- the si:ch211-137i24.12 gene encoding immunoglobulin superfamily member: MAFLSLLTSRNLLSHLFHSALTGGLLFLCLLANMTVIASPTPTPLTILITSKLEPDDPPSSQRASYLQQPPKAKAVEGEDVVFPCFLQSDVDEVQAVEKVRWYVQSLEGRKNVLQGNKTVEEEFAGRVFLSGDLSEGDLSMTLRNISVEDQGLYLCAFISTHSTVLQGGGTKLSIRKGLGMIEESVGTIIGIAVAVVGVAAGLAAVILTQFKDKLNCLQK, translated from the exons ATGGCTTTCCTCAGTCTTTTAACTTCTAGAAACTTACTTAGTCACCTTTTCCACTCTGCCCTCACAG GTGGGCTTCTTTTTCTTTGTCTACTTGCAAATATGACTGTTATCGCCAGTCCCACTCCAACTCCCCTGACCATCCTCATCACGTCCAAATTAGAACCTGATGATCCTCCCAGCTCACAGAGGGCATCCTATTTACAACAGCCTCCAAAGGCAAAAGCTGTGGAAGGGGAGGATGTGGTGTTTCCCTGTTTTTTACAGAGTGATGTGGATGAAGTACAGGCTGTGGAGAAGGTGAGGTGGTATGTGCAGAGTTTGGAGGGAAGGAAGAATGTTCTACAAGGCAACAAGACGGTGGAGGAAGAGTTTGCTGGCCGTGTGTTTTTGTCTGGTGATCTGTCTGAGGGAGATCTATCCATGACACTAAGGAATATTTCAGTGGAGGATCAAGGCCTGTATTTGTGTGCCTTCATATCAACACACTCGACTGTTCTTCAGGGAGGAGGGACCAAACTCAGCATCCGCAAAGGGCTGG GTATGATTGAAGAGTCTGTGGGCACTATAATTGGCATCGCTGTGGCAGTTGTTGGCGTGGCAGCGGGGCTGGCTGCTGTGATACTGACTCAGTTCAAGGACAAACTGAACTGCCTGCAGAAATGA